A region of Ignatzschineria larvae DSM 13226 DNA encodes the following proteins:
- a CDS encoding 1-phosphofructokinase family hexose kinase, which translates to MSQVIDHTTDHTMNSILTITLNPAIDQTIKVPRLTVGAVQRAESVHYNAGGKGIMVASCLADWGQFSVRAGGLLGESNPQIFEEALKDKAIQDCFVRVSGQNRTNIKIVDQNDTTDINLPGIAGTEVALQRVAATFAEQKPELLVLSGSLAEGMPVDSYRQLIQAAPQASKVILDASGEALIAALKGDRLPFAIKPNEVELAQWAGRKLETTDAILTEARKLVDLGVALVAISMGGDGAYFLSKAGTLRAYLKAEKVLTTVGAGDAMVAGMTAAIAEASVKDSADKLDLERVARLGTAFAVGTLGFIGPHLPESDHIEALAQAVQIDKVEK; encoded by the coding sequence ATGAGTCAGGTGATAGATCATACAACGGATCATACAATGAACAGTATCTTAACTATTACGCTCAATCCGGCGATTGATCAGACCATTAAAGTTCCGCGCTTAACGGTGGGGGCGGTACAGCGAGCAGAATCTGTCCATTACAATGCCGGCGGTAAAGGGATTATGGTGGCTTCATGCTTAGCGGATTGGGGACAGTTTTCTGTTCGTGCCGGCGGTCTATTAGGGGAGAGCAATCCTCAAATTTTTGAAGAAGCACTGAAAGACAAAGCGATTCAAGATTGCTTTGTGCGCGTCTCAGGGCAGAATCGCACGAATATCAAAATTGTCGATCAAAATGATACAACCGATATTAATCTCCCCGGCATTGCCGGAACTGAAGTGGCTTTACAGCGTGTTGCAGCGACTTTTGCAGAACAGAAACCAGAATTACTGGTTCTCTCAGGTTCTTTAGCAGAAGGGATGCCGGTGGATAGTTATCGCCAATTGATTCAAGCAGCACCGCAAGCGAGTAAGGTGATTCTCGATGCATCGGGTGAGGCCTTAATTGCAGCATTGAAAGGCGATCGCTTGCCATTTGCCATTAAGCCGAATGAAGTAGAGCTTGCTCAATGGGCGGGTCGGAAGTTAGAAACGACAGATGCTATTTTAACCGAAGCGCGAAAATTAGTGGATTTAGGCGTTGCCTTAGTGGCGATTTCTATGGGTGGAGATGGTGCTTATTTCCTCTCAAAAGCAGGGACGTTACGGGCCTATCTTAAGGCGGAGAAGGTTCTGACAACTGTAGGTGCAGGGGATGCAATGGTGGCAGGAATGACCGCGGCGATTGCAGAAGCCTCAGTAAAAGACTCTGCCGATAAACTTGATCTTGAACGTGTTGCACGTTTAGGTACAGCTTTTGCGGTAGGGACTTTAGGTTTTATTGGCCCTCACTTGCCGGAGAGTGATCACATAGAGGCATTAGCACAAGCTGTTCAAATTGACAAAGTGGAGAAATAG
- a CDS encoding PTS fructose transporter subunit IIC produces MNRKLWVVVGPQTSEVRRIVVLEALKAAAEKEAIALDLSSLAEVGRLPQFSQNPTVDDTVLLVDLSADQVSGLKGELQSVTADDVLGDAATVLTNVVGSGSTGTISLAKSPTASDMERGEVSHSGPIKIVAITSCPTGIAHTFMAAEGLINSAKAMDIEMRVETQGSVGAQDALTAQEIRDADIVMIAADREVDRSRFNGKRVFSSGTKKAISNGQALIEQALKEAKTQKGASSDAEDDVIEDSGEKAKSAGVYKHLMNGVSFMLPFVVAGGLLMAIAFAIGGINVGEDEGSIGYYLFTIGSSYGLALMVPVLAGYIAFSIADRPGLAPGMIGGMLAAATGSGFLGGIIAGFVAGYFVRFLIKYLKLPRNLEGLKPILILPLLGTLFVGLIMVYIVGEPVAYILHALENWLKGMQGAGGFLVGALIGGMMAVDMGGPVNKAAYATSAALIGSGVYEPMAAVMAAGMVPPLAAALATRLYRSKFTKDEYESGAATAVLGLSFISEGAIPFAARDPLRVIPSFVVGAAITGGISMMLGCELRAPHGGIFVLFIPGAITHLIGYIIAIIAGTVASALLLVLLKRRVEVVAPAK; encoded by the coding sequence ATGAATCGAAAGTTATGGGTAGTCGTAGGGCCACAAACTTCAGAAGTTCGTCGCATTGTAGTGTTAGAAGCTTTGAAAGCAGCCGCAGAAAAAGAGGCGATTGCGTTAGATCTAAGCTCTTTGGCAGAAGTGGGGCGGTTGCCACAATTTTCTCAAAATCCGACAGTAGATGATACTGTTTTATTGGTAGATCTCTCGGCTGATCAGGTGTCAGGATTGAAAGGAGAGTTGCAATCAGTCACTGCAGATGATGTCTTAGGGGATGCCGCAACAGTATTAACAAATGTAGTGGGGTCAGGGTCTACAGGAACCATTTCACTTGCTAAATCTCCCACTGCATCGGATATGGAGAGAGGAGAAGTGAGTCATTCAGGGCCAATTAAGATTGTGGCGATCACGTCTTGTCCAACAGGGATTGCGCATACTTTTATGGCGGCTGAGGGACTTATTAACTCGGCTAAAGCGATGGATATTGAGATGCGTGTAGAAACCCAAGGCTCAGTGGGAGCACAAGATGCATTAACGGCTCAAGAGATTCGGGATGCCGATATCGTGATGATTGCTGCAGACAGAGAAGTGGATCGTTCACGCTTTAATGGTAAGCGGGTCTTCTCATCAGGCACTAAAAAAGCAATTAGTAATGGTCAAGCCTTAATTGAGCAAGCACTTAAAGAAGCGAAGACCCAAAAAGGGGCAAGCAGTGATGCTGAAGATGATGTCATTGAAGATAGTGGAGAAAAAGCGAAATCAGCGGGTGTCTATAAGCATTTGATGAACGGGGTGTCATTCATGCTCCCCTTCGTGGTTGCCGGTGGATTGTTGATGGCGATTGCATTTGCAATTGGCGGGATTAATGTCGGCGAAGATGAGGGCTCGATTGGCTACTATCTCTTTACGATTGGTAGTAGTTATGGCTTAGCATTGATGGTGCCGGTATTAGCAGGTTACATTGCCTTCTCCATCGCTGATCGACCAGGACTTGCTCCAGGTATGATTGGGGGAATGTTAGCTGCGGCAACAGGTTCTGGGTTCTTAGGTGGGATTATTGCTGGTTTCGTGGCGGGTTATTTTGTTCGTTTTCTTATCAAATATCTCAAATTACCGCGTAATCTTGAAGGTTTAAAACCGATTCTGATTTTACCATTATTAGGCACGCTCTTTGTAGGTCTTATTATGGTCTATATTGTCGGTGAACCGGTGGCTTATATTCTACATGCCCTTGAAAATTGGTTGAAAGGAATGCAAGGCGCTGGTGGCTTCCTTGTGGGAGCATTAATCGGTGGGATGATGGCGGTTGATATGGGTGGACCTGTAAATAAAGCGGCATATGCAACATCAGCAGCACTCATAGGATCTGGCGTTTATGAGCCAATGGCAGCAGTAATGGCTGCGGGTATGGTACCCCCACTTGCTGCAGCGCTTGCAACTCGTCTCTATCGTAGTAAATTCACCAAAGATGAGTATGAATCAGGAGCGGCAACAGCTGTTTTAGGGCTCTCATTTATTAGTGAAGGAGCGATTCCTTTTGCAGCAAGAGATCCGTTACGTGTGATCCCATCTTTCGTGGTAGGAGCGGCAATTACGGGGGGTATCTCAATGATGCTCGGTTGTGAGTTAAGAGCACCTCATGGTGGGATCTTTGTACTCTTTATTCCGGGAGCTATTACCCATTTAATCGGTTATATTATTGCGATTATTGCAGGAACTGTGGCTTCAGCACTATTATTAGTCTTATTAAAAAGACGCGTAGAAGTTGTTGCGCCTGCAAAGTAA
- the ptsP gene encoding phosphoenolpyruvate--protein phosphotransferase, with product MTSSPKLILTESSIKLNAGPRDKVEAIKAVGEILVAAGAVSPDFIDSLQRREAVSNTYLGEGIAIPHGMVEDKSLIKEDAIAVLQVPEGVEWNDGEKVTLVVGIAAKGDTHITILRRLTRLMQNKELLAQLQTTTDPQLILAALLEDQVNTQANVITEAVTDLAEQFEWTIDYPSGLHARPATAWSDAAKAWVNQGIKIQVRHQQEVADAGNMVALLQLGLREGDQIVISAEGDQAQDALMQLKQVITGLSKGEIEAAKKAAEALMNAKHGGWKPAAEIAPIAGVTASPGFAMGQVYFLESKVLEIPDQPEPLTTASERLSRALEKTQLQLKSIVDDITRRLGAKDAEIFKAQSALLADEELMTLASQRMVAGHGVAWSWHEAVEMKANQLASNANPLIAARAIDLRDIGQRVLANIDSSLKKNSLTDLPAGEFIVVTEDLTPSDTAGLDPNKVKGIATFAGGPTSHTAILARTLGIPAVVAIGGKIGDKLGSTLADLDQKHTLVVDGDAGRVYLDPSEENLASAKAWAAQLAEKRLEAEKGRQLPATTTDDVNIIIGANINRPDQVPLALSEGAECVGLMRTEFLFLERGDTPTEDEQYATYLEMGQKLEGRELIIRTLDIGGDKQVAHLKLPHEENPFLGVRGSRLLLRRLDLMLPQLRALYRAAKEVSNIKIMFPMITSVSEVLTLKQYCEEVRSSLDAPEIPIGIMIEVPAAAVLADKLAEHVAFFSIGTNDLTQYTLATDRQNPVLAAEAKSLHPAVLRLIDLTVKGAQKHQRPVGVCGGLAGDPLGAQILMGLGVSELSMTPRDVAAVKAGIRKKSFADIKALAEKALSFESAEEVEALQGGDE from the coding sequence ATGACATCATCACCAAAGCTTATCTTAACCGAATCATCCATTAAGCTAAATGCCGGCCCCAGGGACAAGGTAGAGGCCATTAAAGCGGTTGGCGAGATCTTAGTTGCAGCCGGCGCGGTATCCCCTGATTTTATTGATAGTCTACAAAGACGGGAGGCGGTTTCTAATACTTATCTCGGGGAAGGTATCGCCATTCCCCATGGCATGGTTGAAGATAAATCCTTGATCAAAGAGGATGCGATTGCCGTTTTACAAGTGCCGGAAGGTGTTGAGTGGAACGATGGTGAAAAAGTGACTTTAGTCGTGGGTATTGCGGCGAAAGGCGATACACATATTACGATTCTGCGACGTTTAACGCGCTTAATGCAAAATAAAGAATTGTTAGCACAATTACAAACAACGACAGATCCTCAACTGATTTTAGCCGCTTTACTAGAAGATCAGGTCAATACTCAAGCTAACGTTATCACAGAGGCTGTTACCGATTTAGCAGAACAGTTTGAATGGACGATTGATTATCCATCAGGCTTACATGCGCGCCCGGCAACCGCATGGTCTGATGCGGCTAAAGCATGGGTTAATCAAGGTATCAAAATTCAAGTACGCCACCAACAGGAAGTGGCGGATGCCGGCAATATGGTGGCATTACTTCAGTTAGGCCTAAGAGAGGGAGATCAAATTGTGATCTCTGCCGAAGGTGATCAAGCACAAGATGCTTTAATGCAATTGAAGCAAGTGATTACCGGCCTTTCAAAAGGGGAAATTGAGGCGGCGAAAAAAGCAGCTGAAGCGCTAATGAATGCCAAACATGGTGGATGGAAGCCTGCTGCAGAGATTGCGCCGATTGCAGGTGTTACTGCAAGCCCCGGGTTTGCAATGGGGCAAGTCTATTTCCTTGAGTCAAAGGTGCTTGAGATTCCTGATCAACCTGAACCTTTGACAACGGCTAGTGAACGTTTAAGTCGTGCTTTAGAAAAAACACAATTACAGCTCAAATCGATCGTAGATGATATCACCCGTCGATTAGGGGCAAAAGATGCAGAGATTTTTAAGGCACAATCAGCACTCTTAGCAGATGAAGAGTTAATGACCCTTGCGAGTCAGCGAATGGTGGCGGGGCATGGTGTTGCTTGGTCTTGGCATGAAGCGGTGGAGATGAAAGCCAATCAATTGGCAAGCAATGCAAATCCTCTGATTGCCGCTAGAGCGATTGACCTTCGGGATATCGGTCAGCGGGTATTAGCGAATATTGATAGTAGCTTAAAGAAAAACTCTCTTACGGATCTTCCTGCCGGTGAATTTATTGTGGTGACGGAAGATTTAACACCCTCAGATACGGCCGGTTTAGATCCTAATAAAGTGAAAGGCATTGCCACATTTGCAGGTGGTCCTACTTCTCATACGGCTATTTTAGCGCGGACATTAGGCATTCCTGCGGTGGTTGCGATAGGGGGTAAAATAGGGGACAAATTAGGTTCTACATTAGCAGACCTTGATCAAAAACATACCTTGGTCGTCGATGGGGATGCCGGTCGCGTTTATCTCGATCCATCAGAAGAGAATCTAGCTTCTGCAAAAGCGTGGGCTGCGCAATTAGCGGAGAAACGCTTAGAGGCAGAGAAAGGTCGTCAATTACCGGCAACTACAACAGATGATGTCAATATTATTATCGGAGCCAACATTAATCGTCCTGATCAAGTCCCACTAGCGCTCTCAGAAGGCGCTGAATGTGTGGGTTTGATGCGTACAGAGTTCCTCTTCCTTGAGCGGGGCGATACGCCAACTGAAGATGAGCAATATGCCACTTACCTTGAGATGGGGCAAAAACTTGAAGGGCGTGAGCTTATTATCCGAACTTTGGATATCGGGGGCGATAAGCAAGTGGCACATCTTAAATTACCCCATGAAGAGAATCCTTTCTTAGGCGTGCGTGGCTCACGACTTTTACTCAGACGTTTAGATCTGATGTTGCCCCAATTGCGTGCACTTTATCGTGCAGCAAAAGAGGTGAGCAATATTAAGATTATGTTCCCGATGATCACCTCTGTTTCTGAAGTGTTAACCCTTAAACAGTATTGTGAAGAGGTGCGTAGTAGCTTAGATGCGCCAGAAATCCCTATTGGGATTATGATCGAAGTGCCGGCAGCTGCGGTATTAGCCGATAAACTTGCAGAACACGTGGCTTTCTTCTCCATTGGTACGAATGACTTAACCCAATATACCCTTGCAACTGATCGCCAAAACCCCGTGTTAGCAGCGGAAGCGAAAAGCTTGCATCCTGCGGTTTTACGCCTGATTGATTTGACGGTAAAAGGGGCGCAAAAACATCAACGTCCGGTAGGTGTTTGCGGTGGCTTAGCAGGTGATCCTTTAGGCGCACAAATCTTGATGGGCTTAGGGGTGAGTGAGTTATCGATGACGCCAAGAGATGTTGCTGCAGTGAAAGCCGGTATTCGTAAAAAATCATTTGCAGATATCAAGGCGCTTGCGGAAAAAGCCCTCTCATTTGAGAGTGCTGAAGAGGTGGAAGCACTTCAAGGAGGTGATGAATGA